A part of Limihaloglobus sulfuriphilus genomic DNA contains:
- a CDS encoding uroporphyrinogen decarboxylase family protein — protein sequence MMNDRQRVMAILNYEQADRVPVVHFGYWYDTLDKWAGQGHISKEIARNWADGSPEDTELAEILGFDLNWGAAYSPNVGLIPLFESKVLKVHPDGSEELLQGDGTVVLHKEGAGSIPAEIDHTLKDRRSWEQYYLPKLQFSPDRIEKSLVNTGKQYKRFDQGGLEYLQNPDTLSGIHCGSMFGTIRNWLGVVGASYMMMDDPELLDEIIETVANLAYKCVEYTLKKGCKFDFGHYWEDICFKNGPLVTPSFFEEKVGPYYKKTTSMLNDHGINIVSLDCDGMIDALVPIWLENGVNTMFPIEVGTWNASIAPWRQQYGKELRGVGGMNKTVFARDRAAIDAEIERLRPLVELGGYIPCPDHRLAPDAEWDNVKYYCEKMRETF from the coding sequence ATGATGAACGACCGTCAGAGAGTAATGGCTATCTTGAATTATGAGCAAGCAGACCGCGTTCCGGTTGTCCATTTCGGTTACTGGTATGACACGCTGGATAAATGGGCCGGCCAGGGACATATTTCAAAGGAGATCGCCAGAAACTGGGCGGACGGCTCACCGGAGGATACCGAGCTTGCCGAAATTCTCGGCTTCGACCTGAACTGGGGGGCGGCGTACTCCCCTAATGTCGGTCTGATACCGCTTTTTGAAAGCAAGGTGCTCAAGGTTCACCCCGACGGCTCGGAAGAGCTGCTTCAGGGTGACGGAACGGTTGTTCTGCACAAAGAAGGTGCCGGCTCAATACCCGCTGAAATAGACCACACCCTCAAAGACCGCCGCAGCTGGGAGCAGTACTACCTGCCAAAACTACAATTCAGCCCCGACCGCATCGAAAAATCGCTGGTCAACACTGGAAAGCAATACAAACGGTTTGACCAGGGCGGCCTTGAATACCTGCAAAACCCAGACACGCTCTCGGGCATACATTGCGGCAGCATGTTCGGCACCATACGCAACTGGCTGGGAGTTGTCGGTGCCAGTTATATGATGATGGACGATCCGGAGCTGCTCGATGAGATTATAGAAACCGTCGCGAATCTGGCGTATAAATGTGTCGAATACACGCTGAAGAAAGGATGTAAATTCGATTTCGGCCACTACTGGGAGGACATATGCTTCAAAAATGGCCCGCTAGTTACGCCGTCATTCTTTGAAGAAAAGGTCGGCCCGTATTACAAGAAAACAACCTCGATGCTCAATGACCACGGCATAAACATAGTCTCGCTCGACTGCGACGGCATGATTGACGCTTTGGTGCCAATCTGGCTGGAAAACGGCGTAAACACTATGTTCCCCATAGAAGTAGGCACCTGGAACGCCAGTATAGCTCCATGGCGGCAGCAGTACGGCAAAGAACTCCGCGGCGTGGGCGGCATGAACAAAACTGTATTCGCCAGAGACCGCGCGGCTATCGACGCCGAAATCGAACGGCTCAGACCGCTTGTTGAACTCGGCGGCTATATCCCCTGCCCTGACCACCGTCTTGCACCAGACGCAGAGTGGGACAACGTAAAATACTACTGCGAAAAAATGAGAGAAACCTTCTAA
- a CDS encoding aldo/keto reductase — translation MSGFNVSADAVDPEAVPKKKLYTGAEIPGIGLGTFGSDRFTHNEVADSVRGALSVGYRHIDCASVYGNEDRIGQVFKDILAGGLIKRDELWINSKVWNDMHERVEESCRQSLKDLQLDYLDLYLVHWPFPNYHAPGCDITSRSPDAKPYRRENFMDTWRQMESLVDAGLVRHIGTSNMTIPKMQLLLRDCRIRPACNEMELHPHFQQPEFFAYCIDNEIQPIGFCPIGSPTRPDRDKAQSDTVDIQDPVIVRIAQRLNVHPAVVCIKWAVQRGQIPIPFSVYPNEYLSNLRSTVTEPLTDEEMREISKADKNCRLIKGDVFLWKDNQSWEDLWDVDGHITPA, via the coding sequence ATGAGTGGTTTTAATGTTTCAGCGGACGCTGTAGATCCAGAGGCCGTGCCAAAGAAGAAGTTATACACAGGAGCCGAAATCCCCGGCATAGGTCTGGGCACTTTTGGTTCTGACAGGTTCACCCACAACGAGGTCGCAGATTCGGTAAGAGGGGCTTTGTCGGTTGGTTACAGGCACATAGACTGCGCTTCTGTTTACGGCAATGAAGACAGAATCGGCCAGGTATTCAAAGATATTCTTGCCGGCGGGCTGATAAAGAGAGACGAGCTCTGGATAAACTCTAAAGTCTGGAACGATATGCACGAGAGGGTGGAAGAATCGTGCAGGCAGTCTCTAAAAGACCTTCAGCTGGATTATCTGGACCTGTATCTCGTTCACTGGCCTTTTCCAAACTATCATGCGCCCGGCTGTGATATAACATCACGAAGCCCGGATGCAAAGCCGTATAGGCGTGAAAATTTTATGGATACATGGCGGCAAATGGAGAGCCTTGTAGATGCCGGGCTTGTCAGACATATTGGAACATCAAACATGACAATTCCCAAAATGCAGCTTCTTTTAAGAGACTGCCGCATCAGGCCGGCATGTAATGAGATGGAACTGCATCCGCATTTTCAACAGCCGGAATTTTTCGCTTATTGTATTGATAATGAGATTCAGCCGATTGGTTTCTGCCCGATTGGCTCTCCCACGCGGCCCGACAGAGATAAAGCCCAGAGTGATACTGTTGACATACAGGATCCGGTAATTGTGAGAATAGCTCAAAGGCTGAATGTTCACCCCGCGGTGGTTTGTATAAAGTGGGCAGTGCAGCGGGGACAGATACCAATTCCGTTTTCTGTGTACCCCAATGAGTATTTAAGCAACCTGCGAAGTACCGTAACAGAGCCTTTAACCGATGAGGAGATGAGAGAGATATCGAAAGCGGACAAAAATTGCCGGCTCATAAAAGGCGATGTATTCCTGTGGAAAGATAATCAGAGCTGGGAAGACTTATGGGATGTGGACGGTCATATAACGCCGGCATAA
- a CDS encoding helix-turn-helix domain-containing protein produces the protein MDTGSFTISSFVHFANWIDVAGSCQWGPRLLQDYELICIIEGQFTFSDAGHSYSLAPNDILCIPPGLEHVFRSETAGVISCVHFDPPTETKLKESAHRTKLSVTPEFVTKPDRPDFYVNIFKEIASDFSSHGPSNYRNCCLLFSSLWAKLAGYWGKSEGDPVSAKVRAMTDYIKRNLLRGVDRNSLAENFGYTPEYVNYLFKKELSLTPSRFIMREKIFIAFNMIQNEAGTLAEIAEHLGFYDQYHFSKQFKNIFKRPPSSFKPQKPD, from the coding sequence GTGGATACAGGAAGTTTTACAATATCATCGTTCGTTCATTTCGCCAACTGGATAGATGTGGCGGGTTCCTGCCAATGGGGCCCGCGGCTGCTGCAGGACTACGAACTTATCTGTATTATTGAGGGGCAATTCACGTTTTCAGATGCAGGGCACAGCTATTCACTGGCACCTAATGATATCCTTTGCATTCCTCCGGGCTTAGAACATGTTTTTCGCTCTGAGACTGCCGGCGTAATAAGCTGTGTGCATTTTGATCCTCCGACAGAAACCAAATTAAAGGAATCTGCCCATCGGACAAAGTTGAGCGTAACACCGGAGTTTGTTACAAAACCTGACAGACCCGATTTTTACGTTAACATCTTCAAGGAAATTGCTTCTGACTTTTCCAGCCACGGCCCCTCAAACTATCGCAACTGCTGTTTGCTATTCAGCAGTCTGTGGGCCAAACTTGCCGGCTACTGGGGAAAATCCGAAGGCGATCCTGTTTCTGCCAAGGTGCGTGCAATGACCGACTACATCAAACGGAATCTGCTTCGCGGCGTTGACAGGAATAGCCTGGCGGAAAATTTCGGGTACACGCCGGAGTATGTTAACTATCTTTTTAAAAAGGAATTATCGCTTACACCCAGCCGATTCATAATGCGTGAAAAGATTTTTATCGCATTCAATATGATCCAGAACGAGGCCGGCACTCTTGCCGAGATAGCCGAACATCTTGGTTTCTATGACCAATACCACTTCTCAAAACAGTTTAAGAACATTTTCAAACGCCCGCCGAGCAGCTTTAAGCCGCAGAAACCGGATTGA
- a CDS encoding rhamnulokinase — MSNQKSYIAVDLGAESGRVMLGTISDKKLTLEEMHRFETGATPRGDSIRWDVERIFGEIKTGIAAAAKKTGDSAVSIAFDSWGVDFGLIGKDGKLLEEPFHYRDERNLGMIDEASKILSKREIYENTGIQFLQFNTLFQLLSLKKSRPEILEMTDKIIMMADLFAYMLCGRAFSEYTLASTGQMVDMRTGQWNSKLLKTFDIDKDMLPEIVKPGTVVGKISPEAAKELGCTELAVVACGSHDTACAVAAVPAEKDSQWAYLSSGTWSLLGLEVDEPIINDETFSEQFTNEGGVYGTIRLLKNIMGLWLIQESRRYWLENGKEYSYPELEDMAEKTEPFQGVVDTQYHEFMMPGDMPAKINRCLEKLGYECTDEPAKISRVIVDSLAVAYRKCLERLEALTGKKTNVLHIVGGGTKHLLLCQCAANILGRKVAAGPVEATASGNVLVQAIASGQVESLEEAREMVANSFEVKIYEPKDTDKWDAFYKSVPF; from the coding sequence ATGAGTAATCAAAAGAGCTATATAGCAGTGGACCTCGGGGCCGAAAGCGGCCGTGTAATGCTCGGGACAATCTCTGATAAGAAACTGACACTCGAAGAGATGCATCGCTTTGAAACGGGAGCGACGCCGCGGGGCGATTCAATCCGCTGGGATGTTGAGAGGATATTCGGTGAGATCAAAACCGGAATCGCGGCAGCCGCCAAAAAAACCGGCGACTCGGCAGTTTCGATTGCTTTCGACAGCTGGGGAGTGGATTTCGGGCTCATCGGCAAAGACGGCAAACTCCTCGAAGAGCCCTTCCATTACAGGGATGAGCGCAACCTGGGAATGATCGACGAGGCATCTAAGATTCTATCAAAGCGTGAGATATACGAAAACACCGGCATACAGTTCTTGCAGTTCAATACACTTTTCCAACTGTTAAGCCTGAAGAAGAGCCGCCCTGAAATCCTGGAAATGACCGATAAAATAATCATGATGGCAGACCTGTTCGCCTATATGCTATGCGGCAGGGCATTCAGTGAGTACACCCTTGCAAGTACCGGCCAGATGGTTGATATGCGAACCGGTCAGTGGAACAGCAAACTTCTCAAAACCTTTGATATCGATAAAGACATGCTCCCTGAAATCGTCAAACCAGGAACAGTTGTCGGCAAAATCAGCCCCGAAGCAGCAAAAGAGCTTGGCTGCACGGAGCTTGCGGTAGTTGCCTGCGGCTCACATGACACTGCCTGCGCAGTCGCGGCTGTGCCGGCAGAAAAAGATTCACAATGGGCATATCTTTCCAGCGGCACCTGGAGTCTGCTGGGGCTGGAAGTTGACGAGCCGATAATAAACGATGAAACTTTCAGCGAACAGTTCACCAATGAAGGCGGTGTTTACGGCACGATTAGACTGCTCAAAAATATCATGGGACTCTGGCTTATACAGGAATCGCGAAGATACTGGCTGGAGAACGGCAAAGAGTACAGCTACCCCGAGCTCGAAGACATGGCTGAGAAGACAGAGCCGTTCCAGGGTGTTGTTGACACACAATACCATGAGTTCATGATGCCCGGAGACATGCCCGCCAAGATAAACCGCTGTCTGGAGAAACTCGGATACGAATGCACCGATGAGCCGGCTAAAATCAGCCGCGTTATTGTGGACAGCCTCGCTGTAGCATACAGAAAATGCCTTGAACGCCTGGAAGCCCTCACCGGCAAAAAGACCAATGTACTCCATATCGTCGGCGGCGGAACAAAACATTTGCTGCTCTGCCAGTGCGCTGCCAACATTCTCGGCCGCAAGGTCGCGGCAGGACCGGTAGAGGCTACCGCCAGCGGTAACGTTCTCGTACAGGCAATCGCCTCAGGACAGGTAGAATCGCTGGAAGAGGCCCGTGAAATGGTAGCAAATTCGTTTGAAGTAAAAATTTACGAACCAAAGGACACTGACAAGTGGGATGCGTTCTACAAGTCGGTACCTTTTTAG
- a CDS encoding AraC family transcriptional regulator, with translation MIKKLLDQLEINVLNVELYTVGTEWRHTNVISPYSRLYYITKGQGFITQNKTRYLIEPGFMYLLPAFTRVDLFCPKSFTHYYIHFTTELPDGHNLFSIFDYSTKLNASEQGIEKNIFERLIQLNPGMELIERDANKPIYRSLLERHEMLNRDKTARSIIETNALMRLLIAPFIRIAGNESLNPRTGINRFEKVIKYINENISQPFSLKELARLANLNPSYFSSLFTKHMGISPIRYVNTKKVENAQRLLLSTTKTLDEIAYAAGFDDVFYFSRIFKKITGLPPALYRKQQQYI, from the coding sequence ATGATAAAGAAACTTCTTGATCAGCTTGAAATAAATGTATTAAACGTAGAGTTGTACACTGTCGGCACTGAATGGAGGCATACCAACGTCATAAGCCCTTATTCCAGATTGTACTATATAACCAAAGGCCAGGGCTTTATCACTCAAAACAAGACCAGATATTTAATAGAACCGGGCTTTATGTATCTATTACCCGCCTTCACCCGGGTTGACCTGTTCTGCCCTAAGTCTTTTACTCATTACTACATCCATTTTACAACCGAACTGCCGGACGGGCATAACCTCTTCTCTATCTTTGATTATTCCACCAAATTGAACGCCTCTGAGCAGGGCATAGAGAAAAACATATTTGAAAGGCTTATACAGCTCAACCCCGGGATGGAGCTGATAGAAAGGGATGCTAATAAGCCGATTTACCGCTCTCTGCTGGAAAGACACGAAATGTTGAACAGGGACAAAACCGCCCGCAGCATCATTGAAACAAATGCCTTGATGCGGTTACTCATAGCTCCTTTCATTAGAATTGCAGGTAATGAGAGCTTAAATCCGCGTACAGGAATTAACAGATTTGAGAAAGTTATAAAATATATCAATGAAAATATATCTCAACCTTTCAGCCTCAAAGAACTCGCCCGCCTGGCGAACCTTAACCCTTCATACTTCTCGTCACTGTTTACAAAGCATATGGGCATATCACCCATACGCTATGTTAATACTAAAAAGGTTGAGAATGCTCAGAGGCTTTTGCTTTCTACAACCAAAACGCTTGATGAAATTGCCTATGCAGCGGGATTTGATGATGTGTTTTATTTTTCGAGAATATTCAAGAAAATTACCGGCTTACCTCCTGCCCTTTACAGAAAACAACAGCAATACATTTAA
- a CDS encoding zinc-dependent alcohol dehydrogenase family protein — protein MSRKMKCAILPGNGTVELKEFDIPVPGHGEVLIKIKSSTICGSDIRCIYHEHLGKGPEGYQPGLIAGHEPCGQIAETGLGCRRFKKNDRVIIYHISGCGLCNDCRRGYMISCTSEKYRRAYGWQRDGGMAEFMLAEEKDLVLLPDELSYSDGAQVACGFGTVYEGLEKIGICGNDAVLITGLGPVGLASAMLCKAMGAQKIIGTEAIDERIKIAEETALFDSVLKAGPDNVEQVRALTGGMGVERAVDCSANNKARLTCIQAARKWGKIVFLGEGGTCDFQPSPDIIHDQKTIYGSWVTNIWRMEELVERLARWGIHPERLITHRFTLDKAGEAYALMASGKCGKVAVVFDEEIK, from the coding sequence ATGAGCAGAAAAATGAAATGCGCTATACTTCCCGGAAACGGTACGGTAGAACTCAAAGAGTTTGATATTCCCGTGCCCGGACACGGAGAGGTTCTTATAAAAATCAAATCTTCAACCATTTGCGGCTCTGACATTCGCTGCATATACCACGAGCATTTAGGCAAAGGCCCCGAAGGATATCAGCCGGGACTGATCGCCGGCCATGAGCCGTGCGGCCAGATAGCCGAGACAGGCCTCGGGTGCAGAAGATTCAAGAAAAATGACAGGGTAATCATATACCATATTTCAGGCTGCGGTCTCTGTAACGACTGCCGCAGGGGGTATATGATCTCCTGTACAAGCGAAAAATACCGCCGCGCATACGGCTGGCAGAGGGATGGGGGAATGGCTGAATTTATGCTCGCTGAAGAAAAGGATCTTGTGCTGCTGCCCGATGAGCTGAGTTACTCTGACGGCGCTCAGGTGGCATGCGGTTTCGGAACCGTTTACGAAGGTCTCGAAAAGATCGGCATCTGCGGCAATGATGCGGTTCTGATAACCGGACTTGGCCCGGTCGGCCTGGCTTCTGCCATGCTGTGCAAAGCCATGGGTGCGCAGAAAATCATAGGCACAGAGGCCATTGATGAAAGGATAAAGATTGCCGAGGAAACAGCTCTTTTCGATTCGGTATTAAAAGCCGGCCCCGATAATGTTGAACAGGTCAGAGCACTTACAGGCGGCATGGGTGTTGAAAGGGCAGTTGACTGCTCGGCCAACAATAAAGCGCGTCTTACCTGTATTCAGGCAGCACGCAAGTGGGGAAAAATAGTTTTCCTTGGAGAGGGCGGCACATGCGATTTTCAGCCGTCCCCGGATATTATTCACGACCAGAAGACAATTTACGGTTCCTGGGTAACAAATATATGGCGTATGGAAGAGCTTGTTGAGCGTCTTGCCCGATGGGGGATTCATCCCGAGCGGCTGATAACACACAGATTTACTCTCGACAAGGCCGGCGAAGCCTACGCATTGATGGCGAGCGGAAAATGCGGTAAAGTCGCTGTTGTCTTCGACGAAGAAATAAAATAG
- a CDS encoding NAD(P)/FAD-dependent oxidoreductase produces MIRIRDIILPFDHQPDHLQKLILQRLGISRDQLNGFTVVSRAIDARRKHRITAVYAVDADVVNESEVLSRFAGDNHIKPSPNSRYIISPSSKYSGVRPVVVGSGPSGMFAALILAQQGWRPVLIERGKRVGARIRDVRRFWRGGELDPESNVQFGEGGAGTFSDGKLTTQIKDRQNRSRKVLEEFVNAGAGPEILYQAKPHIGTENLVKIVRNIRKTIISLGGDVMFEKKLTGIEVKDGRVSSAIINGSEKIDTGIIVLAPGHSARDTFEMLAALGIPIEAKPFSIGVRIEHPQSLIDSSQYGVYASSPGLGRAEYKLVAHCGNGRSAYSFCMCPGGEVISSCSEPGCLVTNGMSYFLRNRHNANSALLVGVAPADFAGSGPLAGVEFQRKWERRAFELGGSNYFAPVQLVGDFLGKRASVSMGSVLPSYTPGVTPCSLDDCLPDFVTRTLRMALPLMDQKLKGFAMPEAVMTALESRSSSPIRIVRNDLLQSPALAGLYPAGEGAGYAGGIMSAAIDGIKIAEAVINAV; encoded by the coding sequence ATGATAAGAATCAGGGATATTATCCTGCCTTTTGACCACCAGCCAGATCATTTACAAAAGCTCATTCTCCAGCGTCTTGGAATCAGCCGTGACCAGCTCAATGGTTTTACGGTGGTTTCAAGAGCTATAGATGCCAGACGAAAACACAGAATCACAGCCGTCTATGCCGTTGACGCGGATGTTGTGAACGAAAGCGAAGTTTTGAGCCGGTTTGCCGGAGATAATCATATAAAGCCTTCTCCGAATTCGAGATATATCATTTCTCCCTCATCGAAATACTCAGGTGTTCGTCCCGTAGTTGTCGGCAGCGGCCCCAGCGGTATGTTTGCCGCGTTGATTCTCGCTCAGCAGGGCTGGAGACCTGTGCTGATAGAAAGGGGTAAAAGGGTCGGCGCCCGGATACGGGATGTCCGCAGATTCTGGCGCGGCGGTGAGCTCGATCCTGAATCAAACGTTCAGTTCGGCGAGGGAGGCGCCGGCACTTTTTCGGACGGCAAACTTACCACCCAGATAAAAGACCGGCAAAACCGCTCAAGAAAAGTACTTGAGGAGTTTGTAAACGCCGGCGCTGGGCCGGAAATACTTTATCAGGCTAAGCCGCACATAGGAACGGAGAATCTGGTTAAAATTGTCAGAAATATCCGTAAAACTATAATATCTCTCGGCGGCGATGTTATGTTCGAGAAAAAACTTACAGGCATAGAGGTAAAAGACGGCCGCGTATCTTCAGCAATAATCAACGGTTCGGAAAAGATCGATACCGGCATTATTGTCTTGGCTCCTGGGCATAGTGCCAGGGATACATTTGAAATGCTTGCGGCTTTAGGTATCCCCATCGAAGCCAAACCGTTTTCGATCGGGGTTCGTATAGAGCACCCGCAGTCTCTCATAGATTCTTCTCAATACGGTGTTTACGCATCTTCTCCCGGGCTTGGCAGGGCAGAGTACAAACTCGTTGCACACTGCGGCAACGGACGAAGTGCATACTCATTCTGCATGTGTCCCGGCGGCGAGGTGATCTCTTCCTGTTCTGAGCCGGGCTGCCTGGTAACCAACGGGATGAGCTATTTTTTGCGAAACCGCCACAATGCCAACAGTGCATTGCTTGTTGGTGTTGCGCCGGCGGATTTTGCCGGTTCGGGACCGCTTGCAGGTGTTGAGTTTCAGAGAAAATGGGAGCGGAGAGCCTTCGAGCTGGGAGGTTCAAACTACTTTGCCCCGGTACAGCTGGTTGGTGATTTTCTCGGCAAAAGGGCTTCTGTATCAATGGGTTCCGTGCTGCCAAGCTACACTCCCGGCGTAACACCTTGCAGCCTTGATGATTGCCTTCCTGATTTTGTCACCCGGACGCTCAGAATGGCTTTGCCTCTGATGGATCAAAAACTTAAAGGTTTTGCGATGCCAGAGGCAGTGATGACAGCCCTCGAATCACGGAGTTCGTCACCTATACGCATCGTAAGAAACGACTTACTGCAAAGTCCCGCACTTGCCGGCTTATATCCTGCCGGAGAAGGGGCGGGCTATGCCGGGGGCATAATGTCAGCCGCGATAGACGGCATAAAAATAGCTGAAGCTGTGATTAACGCGGTCTAA
- a CDS encoding glycosyl hydrolase, translating into MKTINDFKNISKVSIFLFAAFAFVSLSCASGLVADFQDPPRDTGVRCWWWWLNSNVTKESITQDLEAMHEKGFSGAMIFDAGTELRWGPDNPVPNGPMFSGPEWTELFLHALHEAERLSLELGLSIQSGWNLGGPGVTLENAAKQLTFSEISISGRRNFEGELPLPQCNYGFYRDICVLAYPKPDNKERRPIKDLSAKTGSKELGGSAPDCRFLLNDVPAEKGEQDTLLEDILVISGKLGTEGILRWQVPKGEWIILRIGYTPTKAHVATSSDNWKGHVLDYLSEDAFNNYWDQVVDPLLKKAGPLAGTVLKQLETDSWECGGMNWSENFGREFKHRCGYDITPYLAVAAGKIVESREVSNAFLADLRKTIAACVSDNHYRVFAQRAAEHNLGIQPESAGPHAAPVDGITNYSHSDIVMSEFWIECPHRPGPQNRFFVKQASSAAHIYGKKLVAAESFTSLRKPHWQDVLWQELKPAMDHEFCSGLNMIFLHTFTASPKEMGIPGQEYFAGTHFNPNVTWWDYSDEFFDYIARLQYIFQKGKFNADVLYYYGDHVPNIARLKESDPAGALAGYDYDVTNEDVLLRLEVSQGRVVVPGGIHYRVLVLPDHRVLSLAAIEKVEFLLSKGASVIGAKPERLVSLKGGRQAQIKFHKIADKLWGQNPQMAGVKSVNSGILAWGMSTREFLNSRSVLPDFETSENPQEGSFDYIHYTVEGCDVYFVSNQTENSRKADCTFRISGRQPAIWNPVTGNIKTASAFSQSGGRTTVPLQFAPYGSCLVVFGDAIPQDKQGTGKSNYPDLHLLDEIDGPWLVSFDPEWGGPARVRFETLCDWSEHPAEGIRYYSGEAEYDNNFDLPLKEFEKRYWLQLNDLRDVGIASVKLNGKDLGTLWTKPFRIEITDTLKAGQNDLNITVVNSWMNRLIGDRGKPQNRRFTKTNIKIRDDWKLQKAGLLGPVQIMID; encoded by the coding sequence ATGAAAACAATCAATGATTTCAAAAATATTTCTAAAGTATCAATATTCCTTTTTGCTGCATTTGCCTTTGTATCGCTCTCTTGTGCTTCTGGGCTGGTAGCTGATTTTCAAGACCCGCCGCGTGATACCGGGGTAAGATGCTGGTGGTGGTGGCTTAACAGCAACGTTACAAAGGAGTCGATAACACAGGATCTTGAAGCAATGCATGAGAAGGGATTCAGCGGTGCGATGATATTTGACGCCGGCACAGAACTGCGTTGGGGCCCGGACAACCCCGTACCCAACGGGCCGATGTTCTCCGGACCTGAATGGACAGAGCTTTTCCTGCACGCCCTGCATGAAGCAGAACGCCTCTCGCTGGAGCTTGGCCTCTCGATCCAGAGCGGCTGGAACCTCGGCGGCCCCGGCGTAACACTGGAAAACGCCGCCAAACAGTTAACCTTCTCGGAGATTTCAATCAGCGGTCGGCGGAACTTCGAGGGGGAATTACCCCTGCCGCAATGTAATTACGGCTTTTATCGAGACATATGCGTACTTGCATACCCAAAACCGGATAATAAAGAACGCCGTCCAATCAAAGACCTCAGCGCCAAAACAGGATCAAAAGAGCTTGGCGGCTCAGCGCCTGACTGCCGGTTCCTGCTCAATGATGTGCCGGCGGAAAAAGGTGAGCAAGACACCCTGCTCGAAGATATACTCGTTATCAGCGGTAAACTCGGCACTGAGGGTATCCTGCGGTGGCAAGTCCCGAAAGGTGAGTGGATTATACTGCGAATCGGATACACACCGACTAAAGCCCACGTCGCCACATCGAGCGATAACTGGAAAGGCCATGTGCTGGATTATCTCAGCGAAGACGCTTTCAACAACTATTGGGATCAGGTGGTTGATCCGCTGCTTAAAAAGGCAGGCCCGCTTGCAGGCACAGTGTTAAAGCAGCTCGAGACAGACAGTTGGGAATGCGGCGGCATGAACTGGAGCGAGAATTTTGGCCGCGAATTTAAGCATCGCTGTGGATATGACATTACGCCGTATCTGGCCGTTGCTGCGGGTAAAATTGTCGAAAGCCGCGAGGTTAGCAACGCCTTTCTGGCAGACCTGAGAAAAACTATCGCCGCATGTGTCTCTGATAATCACTACAGGGTTTTTGCTCAAAGAGCCGCAGAGCATAATCTCGGGATCCAGCCTGAATCTGCAGGACCGCACGCCGCTCCGGTTGACGGTATTACGAACTATTCGCACAGTGATATCGTTATGAGTGAATTCTGGATTGAATGCCCTCACAGGCCCGGGCCCCAAAACCGCTTTTTTGTCAAACAGGCTTCATCGGCGGCGCATATATACGGCAAAAAACTCGTCGCCGCCGAATCCTTCACATCGCTTAGAAAGCCGCACTGGCAGGATGTTCTCTGGCAGGAGCTCAAGCCGGCAATGGATCATGAGTTCTGCTCTGGGCTGAATATGATTTTCCTGCACACTTTTACAGCCTCTCCAAAAGAAATGGGAATCCCGGGACAGGAATACTTCGCCGGCACGCACTTTAACCCAAATGTTACCTGGTGGGACTACTCGGATGAATTCTTTGATTATATCGCCCGGCTTCAGTATATCTTTCAGAAAGGCAAATTTAACGCGGATGTTCTATATTATTATGGAGACCATGTGCCGAACATCGCCCGGCTCAAAGAATCAGACCCCGCGGGTGCCCTGGCCGGTTATGATTATGATGTAACAAACGAAGATGTACTGCTTCGGCTGGAAGTCTCACAGGGACGTGTTGTTGTGCCGGGCGGCATTCACTACAGGGTTCTGGTACTGCCTGACCACAGGGTGCTTTCGCTTGCCGCAATTGAAAAGGTCGAATTTCTGCTCAGCAAGGGTGCGTCTGTAATCGGTGCAAAACCTGAGCGTCTTGTCAGCCTCAAAGGCGGCAGGCAGGCACAGATAAAATTCCACAAGATCGCTGATAAACTCTGGGGGCAGAATCCGCAAATGGCTGGCGTTAAAAGTGTTAACAGCGGCATACTGGCCTGGGGCATGAGCACGCGAGAATTTCTAAACAGCCGCAGCGTATTACCAGACTTTGAGACGAGCGAAAATCCACAAGAAGGTTCATTTGACTACATCCATTATACGGTTGAGGGCTGCGATGTTTATTTTGTATCAAACCAGACTGAAAACAGCCGCAAAGCAGACTGCACGTTCCGCATTTCAGGCCGGCAGCCGGCAATATGGAACCCGGTCACCGGAAATATAAAAACTGCGTCAGCTTTCAGCCAGTCCGGCGGCAGGACAACCGTTCCTCTGCAATTCGCTCCTTACGGCTCGTGCCTGGTTGTATTCGGTGATGCGATTCCGCAGGACAAACAGGGAACGGGCAAATCCAACTATCCCGATTTGCATCTGCTCGATGAGATAGATGGCCCATGGCTGGTGTCTTTTGACCCGGAATGGGGCGGGCCGGCTCGTGTTAGATTTGAAACTCTGTGCGACTGGTCAGAACACCCCGCTGAAGGTATAAGATATTACTCTGGCGAGGCTGAATATGATAACAATTTTGATCTACCGCTTAAAGAATTTGAAAAACGTTACTGGCTGCAGCTTAATGACCTCAGAGATGTCGGCATTGCCTCGGTGAAACTAAACGGCAAAGACCTGGGCACGCTTTGGACAAAGCCGTTCCGCATAGAGATAACAGACACGCTCAAGGCCGGCCAAAACGATCTCAATATCACAGTGGTAAACAGCTGGATGAACAGGCTGATCGGTGACCGCGGAAAACCCCAGAACCGGCGTTTCACAAAAACCAACATCAAAATCCGTGATGACTGGAAACTGCAGAAAGCCGGTTTGCTGGGCCCGGTACAGATCATGATCGATTAG